The proteins below come from a single Benincasa hispida cultivar B227 chromosome 4, ASM972705v1, whole genome shotgun sequence genomic window:
- the LOC120076276 gene encoding uncharacterized protein LOC120076276, which translates to MKLDDALWAYMTAYKTPIGMSSYALVLGKAYRLPLELEHKALWAVKKLNFDLKTTREARKLQLLKLDEWRIQAYENTKIYKRWPDKRLCEKNLQVGQKVLLYNSRVRLFLEKLKSR; encoded by the coding sequence ATGAAGCTGGATGATGCTTTGTGGGCATACAtgactgcctataaaacacctataggcatgtcctcGTATGCGCTGGTGTTGGGGAAGGCCTACCGCTTACCGCTGGAACTGGAGCACAAAGCACTgtgggcagtgaagaagctcaattttgatttgaagactaCAAGAGAGGCAAGAAAACTTCAGTTGCTCAAGCTAGATGAATGGAGAATCCAAGCATATGAAAACACCAAGATCTACAAGCGTTGGCCTGACAAACGACTATGTGAAAAGAATCTCCAGGTTGGACAGAAGGTGTTGTTATACAATTCTCGAGTACGACTTTTTCTcgaaaaattaaagtcacgctAG